Part of the Thermococcus sp. 18S1 genome, CCAACGGGGTGCGTGAACTCGAAGGGGCAGGAGAACCGGAGAACGGGAGGAGATACATCACGTTCATCGGCGCCCTCCGCGAATACAAAAGCCCGGGGACTTTCATAGAGCTGGCGAGGGCCCTTCCTGAGAGGGAGTTTCTTGTGGTGGGTGACGGTCCGCTCAGGAGGAGTCTGGAAGGGAGTGCGCCAGAAAACGTGAGGTTCCTCGGGTACAGGCGTGACGTCGGAAAGATTCTGTCGGAAAGCGTTCTCCTCGTCCTGCCATCCAGGAGGGAGGGCTTTGGCCTCGTCGTCATAGAGGCCAACAGCCTGGGCGTCCCGGCGGTGGGCAGGCGCGTAAGCGCGGTTCCCGAGCTGATCAGAGCTGGGAAGAACGGACTCACTTTCGAAACGTTCGATGAGCTCGTTGAGGCTGTAAGGATTCTCACCGAGCCAAAAAAGAACCGGAAAGCGGGGGCCGTTGCGAAGAGTGTCGCGGAGCTCTACTCGTGGGAGGCCGTCGCGGCGGCGGTCGAGGGGGTGTACTCCTCGGTGGTTGGGCAACGTTTTTAACTGCCCCGACTCCGTGAAGGCTGAGGGGTGAGAGCATGACGGTAGTAATCAACATGCGAGACGGAGTGGATGAGAGGGGCATAAAGATAGCCGCAAGGTTCATACTGGAGGGGAAGCTGGTTGCGTTTCCAACCGAGACCGTTTACGGCCTCGGTGCGGACGCCCTGAACGCCCGGGCAGTAAAGAGAATATTCGAGGCCAAGGGCAGGCCGGCGGACAACCCGCTCATC contains:
- a CDS encoding glycosyltransferase family 4 protein, with amino-acid sequence MRILMIGHYPPHSGGVANHLDSLVRELRKRHEVHVLTYGPVEPREFEREFVHQVKVPPIYGLRGTSFAFLGSRKIVRLHRELGFDLIHAHFVGTTSFAGVLAKEKTDLPLVVTAHGSDMEHTAKLTLGRFYVKKTLAKADAVIAVSHWLARKALALGAGRVSVIPNGVRELEGAGEPENGRRYITFIGALREYKSPGTFIELARALPEREFLVVGDGPLRRSLEGSAPENVRFLGYRRDVGKILSESVLLVLPSRREGFGLVVIEANSLGVPAVGRRVSAVPELIRAGKNGLTFETFDELVEAVRILTEPKKNRKAGAVAKSVAELYSWEAVAAAVEGVYSSVVGQRF